In Deltaproteobacteria bacterium, the following proteins share a genomic window:
- the nuoL gene encoding NADH-quinone oxidoreductase subunit L codes for MIVWIILIPLLGALINGLVFATGFWKKFLGGDGHTEHKVVNIAGCGVVLVSALISSVLFFKLLSMEPSERQIVQTLFVWIPSGEFTVSFELLFDTLSCVMALIITWIGFLIHVYSIGYMHGDKSYAKYFAYLNIFIFFMLILVLGNSFPLMFVGWEGVGLASYLLIGFWYENPENASAGRKAFVVNRIGDFGFILGIFLIFFVFGSVNYQDVFGKAMDPVFMSAIPASVMTVIALLLFVGAVGKSAQIPLYVWLPDAMAGPTPVSALIHAATMVTAGAYMVARCNVIYSQSPTAQMIVVSIAAFTAFFAATIALTQNDIKKVLAYSTISQLGYMFMGIGVGAYAAGLFHLVTHAFFKALLFLGSGSVIHALGGEQDIRKMGGLRKFIPVTAITFLIGTLAIAGVPFLSGFFSKDEILGSVYERGYSIQWLFALVTVVLTALYMVRLYLLAFEGKIRVPDKIRDHIHESPSTMLIPLLVLAFLSIIGGYIGVPEFMGELLGFHDTNLFERFVSSSIFMDSAAQAGHHLLGHWELVLFSIAAALLGIIIAYYLYYVRPSLPDKIAENKNVEPVYSGSFNKWYIEELYDYIFVQPFRYLSDVAYRFDQKYIDGSVNGVAEILKEMALTLQAAQTGILRGYATLMAIGAAAILIFIIIWQGF; via the coding sequence ATGATCGTTTGGATAATTCTCATCCCGCTTTTAGGCGCCCTGATCAACGGGCTTGTTTTCGCGACCGGATTCTGGAAAAAGTTCCTCGGCGGCGACGGCCATACCGAGCATAAAGTAGTGAACATAGCGGGGTGCGGAGTCGTACTCGTATCCGCACTAATTTCATCCGTTTTATTCTTCAAACTCTTATCTATGGAGCCTTCCGAGAGGCAAATCGTTCAGACTCTGTTCGTGTGGATTCCTTCCGGCGAGTTTACGGTTAGTTTTGAATTATTGTTCGATACCCTGTCCTGCGTAATGGCGCTCATAATCACGTGGATAGGTTTTCTGATTCACGTGTACTCGATCGGCTACATGCACGGGGATAAAAGTTATGCAAAATATTTTGCGTATCTGAATATATTCATTTTCTTCATGCTCATCCTGGTTCTGGGAAACAGCTTTCCCCTTATGTTCGTCGGATGGGAAGGTGTAGGGCTTGCCTCTTATCTGCTTATAGGTTTCTGGTATGAAAATCCCGAGAACGCCAGTGCGGGAAGAAAGGCATTTGTCGTAAACAGGATAGGGGACTTCGGTTTTATTCTCGGGATATTTCTCATCTTTTTCGTTTTCGGCTCAGTGAATTATCAGGATGTGTTCGGCAAGGCTATGGATCCGGTTTTCATGAGCGCTATTCCCGCGTCTGTCATGACGGTTATTGCGCTTCTTCTTTTTGTAGGCGCCGTCGGAAAATCGGCCCAGATTCCTCTCTACGTCTGGCTTCCCGACGCCATGGCCGGTCCGACCCCCGTGAGCGCACTTATACATGCCGCTACGATGGTTACTGCGGGTGCTTATATGGTGGCCAGGTGTAATGTGATCTATTCCCAGTCTCCCACGGCGCAGATGATCGTCGTTTCCATAGCGGCGTTTACAGCGTTTTTCGCGGCTACAATCGCCCTTACTCAAAATGATATTAAGAAGGTTCTGGCGTATTCAACCATAAGCCAGCTCGGCTATATGTTCATGGGCATAGGCGTAGGCGCTTATGCAGCCGGTTTATTCCATCTGGTTACCCATGCTTTCTTTAAGGCTCTCCTGTTTTTGGGTTCGGGAAGCGTAATACATGCGCTGGGCGGTGAGCAGGATATAAGAAAAATGGGCGGTCTAAGGAAATTTATTCCTGTTACGGCTATAACGTTTCTTATCGGCACGCTCGCGATTGCCGGGGTTCCGTTTTTGTCGGGTTTTTTCAGTAAAGATGAAATACTGGGATCCGTTTACGAGAGGGGATATTCCATACAATGGTTATTCGCCCTTGTCACCGTAGTTCTCACGGCCCTCTACATGGTGAGACTGTACCTGCTTGCGTTTGAGGGGAAAATCAGGGTGCCGGACAAAATAAGGGACCATATACATGAGTCTCCTTCAACGATGTTAATACCCCTTCTCGTTCTTGCATTTCTATCCATAATCGGAGGCTACATCGGTGTGCCCGAGTTTATGGGGGAACTGTTGGGTTTCCATGACACCAATTTATTTGAAAGATTCGTCTCATCCTCAATTTTTATGGATTCAGCCGCCCAAGCCGGCCATCATTTGCTCGGCCACTGGGAGCTTGTGCTTTTTTCGATCGCAGCCGCTCTGCTCGGAATTATCATAGCCTATTATCTGTATTACGTAAGACCGTCGCTTCCGGATAAAATTGCCGAAAACAAAAATGTCGAACCCGTTTACAGCGGGTCTTTCAACAAGTGGTATATCGAGGAGCTTTACGACTATATATTTGTTCAGCCCTTCAGGTACCTGTCGGATGTGGCTTACAGGTTCGATCAGAAATATATTGACGGGTCGGTAAACGGTGTCGCGGAAATATTAAAAGAAATGGCTTTGACCTTACAAGCCGCCCAAACCGGCATTTTACGCGGCTATGCTACTCTTATGGCAATTGGGGCCGCCGCTATATTGATTTTCATTATAATCTGGCAGGGTTTTTAA
- a CDS encoding cysteine desulfurase family protein, giving the protein MEKNEIYLDNNATTKPLPEVREVVMRLMGDGFGNPSSAHSTGERARKHLSVARNQVAALLGVSPSRITFTSSGTESNNMAFYSRARDKGRKCRIITTTVEHSSIRKMCSYLCINGVEIKLIGVDREGLIDLKELEKNINDNTTLVSVQWVNNETGVMQPIVEIGEICRRRGVPLHTDAAQALGKIEMKVDELPIDFLSVTGHKIHGPQGAAVIYSRDRFMLAPILFGGFQEEGFRPGTENLPGIAGLGKAAEIRKNNLKEIITGMKELRDRFEAMILDFIPGTRVNGDIKKRVCNTTNIFFGGIDGRRLVMELDRAGVRCSQSSACTNFEISPSYVLCAMGLSEEEAYSSIRFSFSVENTFEEVDSSVRIIRDLCDKLSG; this is encoded by the coding sequence ATGGAAAAAAACGAAATTTATCTTGACAACAACGCGACCACGAAACCGCTTCCCGAGGTAAGGGAAGTAGTGATGAGGCTAATGGGCGATGGATTCGGAAACCCTTCAAGCGCCCATTCCACAGGTGAAAGGGCACGGAAACACCTGTCTGTAGCAAGAAACCAGGTAGCAGCCCTATTGGGCGTATCACCTTCCAGAATCACGTTTACAAGCTCAGGCACCGAATCCAACAACATGGCGTTTTACTCCCGCGCCAGAGACAAGGGGAGGAAATGCCGTATTATCACAACCACGGTTGAACACTCATCGATCAGGAAAATGTGCAGCTACCTCTGCATCAATGGCGTCGAAATAAAGCTTATTGGAGTTGACCGGGAAGGGCTCATTGACCTTAAGGAACTGGAAAAAAACATCAATGACAACACCACTTTGGTGTCGGTGCAGTGGGTTAATAATGAAACCGGGGTCATGCAGCCTATCGTTGAAATTGGGGAAATCTGCCGCCGCAGGGGCGTGCCGCTTCATACAGACGCGGCGCAGGCCCTCGGAAAAATCGAGATGAAGGTGGATGAGCTGCCGATAGATTTTCTGTCCGTCACCGGGCACAAAATTCACGGACCCCAGGGTGCGGCAGTGATATACAGCAGAGACAGGTTTATGCTCGCGCCCATACTGTTCGGCGGATTCCAGGAAGAAGGCTTCCGTCCCGGCACTGAAAACCTGCCCGGAATAGCGGGACTCGGCAAGGCAGCGGAGATAAGAAAAAACAACCTCAAAGAAATCATCACCGGGATGAAGGAGCTGAGAGACAGGTTCGAGGCGATGATTCTCGATTTCATCCCCGGTACCAGAGTTAACGGGGATATAAAGAAAAGAGTGTGCAACACGACAAATATATTTTTCGGAGGGATTGACGGGAGAAGATTAGTAATGGAACTTGACCGGGCCGGTGTGAGATGCTCGCAAAGTTCTGCGTGCACCAATTTCGAGATTTCACCCTCGTATGTCCTCTGCGCTATGGGCTTATCCGAAGAAGAGGCCTATTCGAGTATTCGTTTCAGTTTTTCCGTGGAGAATACGTTTGAGGAAGTTGACAGCTCGGTACGGATAATCAGGGATCTGTGCGATAAGCTGAGCGGCTAA
- a CDS encoding response regulator, whose translation MHLAKLLVRKGLISVDQMREAIERQRELNCGLCESLSDLGFISESGLVEFLGKQYGVPVMGIDDREIDRDIIRLIPNDTARGKYLIPVELSGSNLTVAMSDPSNILLLDDLGFLTGKNIKPVVASERSIRVKLAEYYSSDEAGSDLPAKENPAQSRSGHLSTVSSMSDEDRRPIDEIINELEQYKDDYIPRNDLVLEEEGLAGPLIEDGFAYRKEDKPISDEMAPGGNDTETDATGNEFDLDYYREEKTAAGLSDYESGWEIEQTGYSSSDEDNDSENGAHGSAPPLKPDSEIEGQSPVAEEAAADFDEPLEDKDAERLIGFDLKSDKGETPLKSDEYHSEFISGEEERDGADFALSPEEVVLSSHAEEADDFTSVEKDREENKHITSHAVFNAFQVEDAAGEADISVSAATLEKGEEISAEERNMQNRAHDFRSSLHRPGTKADSGFRGSGDSVHTEEETGGDTEFNPASPESGVVQETDGVFFTDGEEEPKTAGLDYLNPGNTETENRGRKETDFSSHGENDSQKEIDAAKIDFRHKGHKHNDGSFEKEETVTNSSERIDGEAIEKQSRGSVLIVDHSLTVQKIVSIALKRQGYTVYTAGDGMQALSMLNEVIPDLIFVDVNMPHMDGYQLCKIIKNHGLTKNIPVVMLTGKTRILDKMKWKRAGAMACIAKPFDSGSLVETAVKHIG comes from the coding sequence ATGCATCTGGCAAAGCTGCTTGTCAGGAAAGGTCTGATCAGCGTCGATCAGATGAGGGAAGCTATTGAAAGGCAAAGAGAGCTAAATTGCGGATTGTGCGAATCTTTAAGCGACCTGGGATTCATCTCCGAATCCGGTTTGGTCGAGTTTCTCGGCAAGCAATACGGGGTTCCGGTAATGGGTATAGATGATCGTGAAATAGACCGGGATATCATCCGCCTGATTCCAAACGATACCGCACGCGGTAAATATCTGATTCCCGTCGAACTCAGCGGTTCGAACCTTACGGTAGCCATGTCCGATCCTTCTAATATTTTACTGCTAGACGATCTGGGTTTCCTTACGGGCAAGAATATAAAACCTGTGGTTGCTTCCGAGCGCTCCATAAGGGTTAAACTTGCGGAATATTACAGCTCGGATGAAGCCGGCTCCGATTTGCCGGCTAAAGAAAACCCGGCGCAGTCGAGATCGGGACATTTATCAACTGTTTCATCGATGAGCGATGAAGATAGACGTCCGATAGACGAAATAATAAACGAGCTCGAGCAGTACAAGGATGATTATATCCCTCGAAATGATCTTGTCCTGGAGGAGGAAGGGTTGGCCGGACCGCTTATAGAAGACGGCTTTGCTTATCGGAAGGAGGATAAGCCTATTTCCGATGAAATGGCTCCCGGCGGCAACGATACCGAAACCGACGCTACCGGTAACGAATTTGACCTAGATTATTATAGGGAAGAAAAAACCGCTGCGGGCCTATCCGATTACGAATCCGGGTGGGAAATAGAGCAAACCGGATATTCGAGTAGTGACGAAGACAACGATTCGGAAAACGGCGCGCATGGTTCCGCTCCCCCCCTGAAGCCGGACTCAGAAATAGAAGGGCAGTCACCGGTTGCGGAGGAGGCTGCGGCTGATTTTGATGAACCCCTAGAAGACAAAGACGCCGAACGTCTCATCGGATTCGATCTCAAATCGGATAAGGGAGAGACCCCGCTTAAGAGTGATGAATATCACTCCGAGTTTATATCGGGAGAAGAAGAGAGGGACGGGGCGGATTTTGCCCTGTCTCCGGAGGAAGTTGTTTTAAGCTCGCACGCAGAAGAAGCGGACGATTTCACCTCCGTAGAAAAAGACAGGGAAGAAAATAAGCATATTACAAGTCATGCGGTATTTAATGCGTTTCAGGTTGAAGACGCTGCGGGTGAAGCGGATATATCCGTGTCTGCCGCAACCCTGGAGAAGGGGGAAGAAATTTCGGCTGAGGAGCGGAATATGCAAAACAGGGCGCACGATTTCAGATCTTCATTACATCGGCCGGGGACAAAAGCTGATTCTGGCTTCCGGGGGAGCGGGGATTCCGTTCATACGGAGGAGGAAACCGGCGGCGACACCGAATTTAACCCAGCCTCCCCGGAATCAGGAGTTGTACAAGAAACCGACGGTGTTTTCTTTACGGATGGGGAAGAAGAGCCAAAGACTGCAGGGTTGGATTATCTCAATCCAGGCAATACGGAAACAGAAAATAGGGGTCGGAAAGAAACGGACTTTTCTTCACATGGTGAGAACGATTCTCAAAAAGAAATCGACGCCGCTAAAATCGATTTCCGTCATAAAGGCCATAAACACAATGATGGATCGTTTGAGAAGGAGGAAACCGTGACAAATAGCAGCGAAAGAATTGACGGTGAAGCAATTGAAAAACAGTCGCGAGGCTCGGTTCTGATTGTGGATCATAGTCTCACGGTTCAGAAAATAGTTTCTATCGCGCTCAAAAGACAGGGTTATACAGTTTACACCGCAGGAGATGGAATGCAGGCCCTCTCCATGCTCAATGAAGTAATCCCAGATCTTATTTTTGTTGATGTTAATATGCCTCACATGGACGGCTACCAGCTTTGCAAGATAATAAAAAATCACGGTCTCACAAAAAATATCCCGGTCGTAATGCTGACTGGGAAGACCCGAATCCTGGATAAAATGAAATGGAAGAGAGCGGGGGCAATGGCCTGTATAGCCAAGCCTTTCGACTCCGGCTCCCTGGTTGAGACCGCCGTAAAGCATATCGGTTAG
- a CDS encoding NTPase, translated as MERNQKNILITGLPGIGKTTLVKQLRYRLEKYNPEGFYTEEIRHEGERKGFQLIGLNGIKSILAHVLIERPYQVGKYKVDINSLDSFLDLLNLSESKAGIVIIDEIGKMECLSNKFVRTVSEILDSNKIVIATIAHTDGGIKGKIKAREDVKLFKMNLENRGGLEDEILGFLESLPQFDK; from the coding sequence ATGGAAAGGAATCAAAAGAATATACTGATTACAGGTCTTCCGGGCATTGGTAAAACAACTCTTGTAAAGCAGCTCCGATACAGGCTTGAGAAATATAATCCTGAGGGATTCTATACCGAGGAGATAAGGCATGAAGGAGAGAGAAAGGGGTTTCAGCTCATAGGCCTGAACGGGATAAAATCCATACTCGCACACGTATTGATAGAGAGACCCTATCAGGTCGGCAAATACAAAGTCGATATTAACAGTCTCGATTCTTTTCTCGATTTATTAAACCTGAGCGAAAGTAAAGCCGGAATCGTCATAATAGACGAAATAGGAAAGATGGAATGCCTTTCAAATAAATTTGTCAGGACAGTATCGGAAATCCTGGATTCAAATAAGATAGTAATCGCCACAATAGCCCACACGGACGGAGGCATAAAGGGAAAGATTAAGGCAAGGGAGGACGTGAAACTGTTTAAAATGAATCTGGAAAACAGGGGCGGGCTTGAGGATGAAATCCTGGGATTCCTGGAGAGCCTTCCTCAATTCGATAAATAA
- a CDS encoding glycerate kinase, whose translation MNLNKLRDDAVSIFHAGLKAVDPVNAVKAHLRREDETLILQGREYDLPAFENVYVVGMGKAAASMAKAVEDILGDRLTAGVVNVKYGHTVPLGTIKVNEAGHPVPDEGGIRGTREIIDLLEKTGKNDLVICLISGGGSALLPFPAEGLTLEDKQHLTKSLLECGASIHEINALRKQVSQVKGGRLARLAHPSTMISLILSDVIGDDLDVIASGPTVPDTHTFHDCRQILGKYRLEGKVPESLVNYIERGCRGEMEETPKPDDPIFHSTHNAIVGSNILAVQAAKEKAIELGYNSLVLSTFIHGETEEVAKVHTAIAKEIISSGNPVQRPACIVSGGETTVTIEGKGAGGRNQEFVLAAAIDIDGIDDVVVLSAGTDGNDGPTDAAGALADGTTVRRARELELNAYEHLCENNSYYFFKPLNDLLITGPTNTNVMDLRLVLVA comes from the coding sequence ATGAACCTGAACAAGCTCAGAGACGATGCGGTATCGATATTTCACGCGGGCCTGAAAGCGGTTGATCCGGTTAACGCCGTGAAGGCACATCTGAGACGTGAGGACGAAACATTAATCCTTCAGGGCCGAGAATACGACCTCCCGGCGTTCGAGAACGTTTACGTGGTGGGAATGGGAAAAGCCGCTGCTTCGATGGCAAAGGCCGTGGAGGATATTCTGGGAGACAGATTAACGGCGGGGGTCGTAAACGTAAAATACGGGCACACAGTTCCCCTCGGAACTATCAAGGTTAACGAAGCGGGGCACCCCGTACCCGACGAAGGGGGCATCAGGGGAACGAGGGAAATCATAGACCTCCTTGAGAAGACAGGAAAAAACGATCTGGTAATCTGTCTGATATCGGGCGGAGGGTCGGCGCTGCTACCCTTTCCGGCGGAGGGGTTAACCCTCGAAGACAAACAGCACCTTACCAAATCACTTCTGGAGTGCGGCGCTTCGATACACGAGATAAACGCTCTCCGGAAACAGGTCTCACAGGTAAAGGGGGGCCGTCTCGCGAGGCTTGCCCATCCGTCAACCATGATTTCGCTCATACTTTCGGATGTAATAGGGGACGATCTTGATGTGATCGCCTCAGGGCCAACTGTGCCCGACACACATACTTTTCATGACTGCAGGCAAATACTTGGAAAATACAGGCTTGAGGGCAAGGTCCCGGAAAGCCTGGTCAATTACATTGAAAGGGGCTGCCGCGGGGAGATGGAGGAAACACCGAAGCCGGACGACCCGATATTTCACAGCACTCATAACGCGATTGTCGGCAGCAATATTCTGGCTGTTCAGGCGGCTAAGGAAAAGGCGATCGAGCTCGGCTACAACAGCCTTGTGCTCTCGACGTTCATTCACGGTGAAACCGAGGAGGTCGCCAAAGTGCATACAGCCATAGCCAAGGAGATAATCTCTTCCGGCAACCCCGTTCAGAGACCGGCATGTATCGTATCGGGCGGGGAAACAACGGTGACAATAGAGGGCAAGGGAGCAGGGGGCAGGAATCAGGAGTTTGTGCTGGCCGCGGCAATCGATATAGACGGAATCGATGACGTCGTGGTATTGAGCGCGGGAACCGACGGAAATGACGGTCCGACCGATGCCGCGGGCGCCCTTGCGGACGGTACAACGGTCCGGAGAGCGCGGGAGCTGGAACTAAACGCTTATGAGCACCTCTGTGAAAATAATTCGTACTACTTTTTCAAGCCCCTGAACGACCTTCTCATAACCGGACCCACAAATACCAACGTTATGGACTTGAGGCTGGTTTTGGTCGCCTGA
- a CDS encoding diadenylate cyclase: MNPVQIIKEILNEIGVPGLFDIAFMSLLIYTVLVLFNKTKARFVLTGIIIISVAYLLARQFNLVLTTSVLQTFFAVILIALIIIFQEEIRQFLEQIALWSLNPQLAIERSRGSSREEIEILVNTISDMAKEKIGVLIVLPGKTSIEAYIEGGKSLNGKLSEPLLKSLLDPHSIGHDGAIIIENGDVTKFSCHLPLSKNFSQLVNKGTRHAAALGLSEQNDALCLVVSEEKGTISVARNGELRQVGTEQLNLILEKFYSEISPIKKRRPWFSFFTKNYREKAIAIFMAIALWFVFVHESKLVYRTYNIPVKYTTLPSNLKVDDIKPEKVKVTFLGPRRAFYFFNENEVELFLKIPEAKKGIKTLNISESSLKFPKDISLENIEPRRVLVRIDNTGAEKDQ, from the coding sequence TTGAATCCCGTCCAAATCATAAAAGAAATACTGAATGAAATAGGTGTACCCGGTCTCTTCGACATCGCCTTTATGTCTCTTCTCATATACACGGTGCTCGTTTTATTCAATAAAACAAAAGCCAGGTTCGTTCTTACAGGAATTATCATCATAAGCGTTGCCTACCTGCTCGCGCGGCAATTTAATCTTGTTCTGACAACCTCTGTGCTTCAGACGTTTTTCGCGGTCATACTGATAGCGCTTATCATAATATTCCAGGAGGAGATAAGGCAATTCCTTGAACAGATAGCTCTCTGGAGCCTTAATCCGCAATTGGCCATTGAAAGATCGCGCGGGTCTTCGCGTGAGGAAATTGAAATACTGGTAAATACGATTTCCGACATGGCCAAGGAAAAAATCGGCGTGCTAATAGTACTGCCCGGAAAAACATCGATTGAGGCGTACATAGAAGGCGGTAAGAGCCTGAACGGAAAATTAAGCGAGCCTCTTTTGAAAAGCCTGCTCGACCCTCATTCTATAGGACATGACGGGGCAATAATTATTGAGAATGGAGATGTTACCAAATTTTCCTGCCACCTGCCTCTTTCCAAGAATTTTTCCCAGCTTGTAAACAAGGGGACGCGGCATGCTGCGGCCCTGGGATTATCCGAGCAAAACGACGCATTATGTCTAGTGGTGTCTGAAGAAAAGGGGACAATATCCGTCGCCAGGAACGGTGAATTGAGACAGGTGGGGACCGAGCAGCTAAACCTGATCCTGGAAAAATTTTACAGCGAGATAAGTCCGATTAAGAAGAGAAGGCCATGGTTTAGTTTCTTTACAAAAAATTACAGAGAAAAAGCGATTGCGATTTTTATGGCAATCGCACTCTGGTTTGTCTTCGTGCATGAATCGAAACTTGTTTACAGGACGTATAACATTCCGGTCAAATATACAACTCTGCCTTCGAACCTGAAGGTAGATGACATCAAGCCCGAGAAAGTCAAAGTAACTTTTCTGGGACCGAGAAGGGCATTTTATTTCTTTAACGAAAATGAAGTTGAGCTGTTTTTGAAAATACCCGAGGCTAAAAAGGGTATCAAAACCTTAAATATATCAGAATCCAGCTTGAAGTTTCCGAAGGACATTTCGCTTGAAAATATAGAACCCCGCAGGGTGCTCGTCCGAATTGACAATACAGGAGCCGAGAAAGATCAATAA
- the glnA gene encoding type I glutamate--ammonia ligase translates to MSPKKPSDVLKMIKDHDVKIVDLRFLDFIGMWQHFSFPIHMLDAERFEEGFGFDGSSIRGWQSIHASDMLVIPDPETARLDPFMADTTMAIICDIVDPITREPYSRDPRNIAKKAAAYLKSTGIGDAAYFGPELEFFIFDDVRYDQTSNSGYYFVDSMEGIWNSGRDENPNLGYKPRHKEGYFPTPPADSFQDMRTEMVLELEKLGVSIEAHHHEVATAGQAEIDMRYAPIVQMGDQMMWYKYVIRNVAKRYGRTVTFMPKPLFEDNGSGMHVHQSIWKKDKPLFAGNGYAGMSDLAMNYIGGILKHARAICAFSNPITNSYRRLVPGFEAPVNLAYSARNRSAAVRIPMYSPSPKAKRLECRFPDPSCNGYLAFSAMLMAGLDGIEKKIDPGEPLDKDIYALGPEELAGIPNVPGSLESALEALESDHEFLLKGDVFTEDVIETWIEYKTDNEVNPIKLRPVPYEFMLYFDV, encoded by the coding sequence ATGAGTCCTAAGAAGCCCTCAGACGTTTTAAAAATGATTAAAGATCACGACGTAAAGATCGTTGATCTGAGATTTCTGGATTTCATCGGAATGTGGCAGCATTTCAGCTTCCCCATACACATGCTTGACGCAGAGAGGTTCGAGGAGGGATTCGGATTTGACGGATCGAGCATCAGGGGCTGGCAGTCAATACATGCAAGCGACATGCTTGTGATACCTGATCCGGAAACCGCAAGACTTGATCCGTTTATGGCCGATACAACTATGGCAATAATATGTGATATAGTCGACCCGATTACGCGTGAGCCGTATTCACGTGATCCGCGAAATATCGCAAAAAAAGCGGCTGCGTATTTAAAGAGCACTGGAATTGGCGATGCGGCATATTTCGGGCCGGAACTCGAGTTCTTTATTTTCGATGACGTCAGATACGACCAGACTTCGAACTCGGGTTACTACTTCGTAGATTCCATGGAAGGCATCTGGAACTCCGGAAGGGATGAAAACCCGAACCTAGGGTATAAACCAAGGCACAAGGAGGGATATTTCCCCACACCACCGGCGGATTCTTTCCAGGATATGCGTACTGAAATGGTGCTTGAGCTTGAGAAGCTGGGTGTATCGATAGAGGCACACCATCATGAAGTCGCTACGGCAGGACAGGCTGAAATCGATATGAGATACGCCCCTATAGTACAGATGGGCGATCAGATGATGTGGTACAAGTACGTAATCAGAAACGTTGCAAAAAGGTACGGAAGGACCGTTACGTTTATGCCCAAGCCCCTCTTTGAAGACAACGGCTCGGGCATGCACGTTCATCAGTCTATCTGGAAAAAAGACAAACCTCTTTTCGCTGGAAACGGTTATGCGGGGATGAGCGATCTGGCTATGAACTATATAGGCGGAATATTGAAGCACGCAAGAGCGATATGCGCCTTCTCCAACCCTATTACTAACTCTTACAGACGACTCGTCCCGGGATTTGAAGCCCCGGTTAACCTCGCCTATTCCGCAAGAAACCGGAGCGCCGCCGTAAGGATTCCAATGTATTCCCCGAGTCCGAAAGCAAAGAGGCTCGAATGCAGATTCCCGGATCCGTCGTGCAACGGTTATCTCGCGTTCTCTGCGATGCTGATGGCGGGACTCGACGGTATCGAGAAAAAAATCGATCCGGGAGAGCCTCTCGATAAAGACATTTACGCATTGGGCCCGGAGGAGCTGGCCGGAATTCCCAATGTGCCGGGGTCGCTCGAATCGGCTCTTGAAGCGCTCGAGAGTGACCATGAATTCCTTCTGAAAGGGGATGTCTTCACAGAGGACGTAATTGAAACCTGGATAGAATATAAAACAGACAACGAGGTCAATCCAATAAAATTGAGACCTGTGCCTTATGAATTCATGCTTTATTTCGACGTGTAG
- the nuoK gene encoding NADH-quinone oxidoreductase subunit NuoK — translation MGVSIEHYFVLSAILFVIGVYGVMARKNLIIVLMSLELMLNAANLAFVAFSRVHDDMTGQVFMIMSITVAAAEVAVGLALVVAVYSHRESLNIDILKILKG, via the coding sequence TTGGGCGTATCTATCGAGCATTATTTTGTACTTAGCGCAATACTTTTCGTAATCGGCGTTTACGGTGTGATGGCCAGAAAGAACTTAATAATAGTGCTCATGTCTCTAGAGCTTATGCTTAACGCGGCGAATCTTGCGTTTGTTGCGTTTTCAAGGGTTCATGATGACATGACCGGTCAGGTGTTTATGATAATGTCGATCACGGTCGCGGCCGCTGAAGTTGCGGTAGGTCTTGCTCTCGTTGTTGCCGTTTACTCGCACAGGGAGTCCCTTAATATAGATATTTTAAAAATTCTCAAAGGTTAA
- a CDS encoding P-II family nitrogen regulator: MKKVEAIIKPFKLDDVKESLKEIGVQGLTVTEVKGFGRQKGHTELYRGAEYVIDFLPKIKLEIIVSDDLVSKVIDSIMESAKTGKIGDGKIFILPMEEVIRIRTGERGEDAL, from the coding sequence ATGAAAAAAGTAGAAGCTATTATTAAGCCGTTCAAACTTGACGATGTAAAGGAATCCTTAAAAGAAATAGGGGTTCAGGGTCTGACCGTTACTGAAGTCAAAGGATTCGGAAGGCAGAAAGGACATACCGAGCTTTACAGAGGTGCAGAATACGTAATAGACTTCCTGCCCAAAATCAAGCTTGAGATAATAGTATCCGACGACCTAGTCAGCAAAGTAATCGATTCAATAATGGAGAGCGCCAAGACCGGGAAGATCGGTGACGGTAAGATATTCATACTCCCTATGGAGGAAGTAATCAGGATCAGAACTGGAGAGAGAGGAGAAGACGCCTTATAA
- a CDS encoding DUF2237 domain-containing protein, producing MPQEKNVFGEELETCSLSPMTGFYRDGCCRTGPEDLGMHVVCTEVTEEFLEFSKSQGNDLTTPNPDYDFPGLKPGDRWCVCALRWKEAMGKGYAPPVVLASTHESVLEIISLEDLKRFALDLA from the coding sequence ATGCCGCAGGAAAAAAATGTATTCGGAGAGGAGCTCGAAACATGCTCCTTGTCGCCTATGACGGGGTTTTACCGGGACGGCTGCTGCCGAACCGGGCCCGAGGACCTAGGGATGCACGTTGTTTGCACCGAAGTGACAGAGGAATTTCTGGAATTTTCAAAATCACAGGGAAATGACCTGACCACTCCGAATCCCGATTATGATTTCCCGGGTCTGAAACCCGGCGACAGGTGGTGCGTTTGCGCGCTTAGGTGGAAAGAAGCCATGGGCAAAGGGTATGCGCCGCCTGTAGTTTTGGCCTCGACGCACGAGTCGGTGCTTGAAATAATATCACTCGAGGATTTAAAAAGATTCGCGCTGGACCTGGCTTGA